From a region of the Deltaproteobacteria bacterium genome:
- a CDS encoding SUMF1/EgtB/PvdO family nonheme iron enzyme, with the protein MWSRLILITAFTSATLPAYAWQEQFGPFGPSYVGRLDFVFVGASLTDNQGLQNGVNCLKSSATATVRKSALPQNPKLIAAILYIGGSLIDEIDTQGQPIPDYDNDDANIFQQGVTFPTDGIIFHSDYIASTFPDFVAIDALAATPRSVRFLPPGAANAVTVTNDGIRGPYSSVLFKYGGPEQGNLAFFLTPIDVTKVILDNGGVLEGDYEVSGLLADVCHGKEVICSDEPNAKTCATNPGSTIDTNGAASFALFLMVEDLSLPQRSITVFEGLSDILNYPNGLLHETLNLNSPISSPASGTLAFYGLEGDLLVPLTPTAFGPGCAGSTTIIDEYIQVNGHGDATPEAGGICLYDDDNPYNNIFNATINQEPSNGDELRCTPDEPSNPDIRCCKGDSLCGVVGVDIDRFNISDALTPGVTKVDTWLHSSSDEFYLAAMILGIDVFAPTLKTDTQIRVLNADVNNNVRIGTQVIYSIAISNTGNVAATNVRVSMDAPSGVTDFTVQIIPAGAQNLSSATAGSAHTGRIDVNGFSVNPGKVAEIRFAVTTTCHANTYLNATAQISANEITAFDVDAPLLALRGPGDDDSDCRNIDIDGPFALHEDPTKVLRGGGGCNSLTANNFSTPALTSILVLLFMFAIIRRFNQRTLLSIMSSRRMLVRRDLTHLQTKISPYGRNDKSKIRNNKKNCASLITITALLIFILSFITACGSRHKTPSNDTTIDVITPEDPLPGTACNLPLMVEVIRVDDSRFCIDRFEASIDDGNLGQTHQGYNDDTIMTNDGSTLAKATIGIGIAPRANVSWYQAMAACANAGKHLCSTTDWERACRAAAGNVYPYGNVYTETLCNGFFAYAADKPAVTGSFVSCVSSIGAYDMSGNLEEWTASAVERQPGLTILNDRAVRGGGYAANAKALACSGSEYHAPPGEAFADRGFRCCVDLP; encoded by the coding sequence ATGTGGTCACGATTAATTTTAATTACTGCTTTCACGTCTGCCACCTTGCCTGCCTATGCCTGGCAAGAACAATTCGGTCCCTTTGGTCCATCCTATGTGGGTCGTTTAGACTTTGTTTTTGTTGGTGCTTCACTTACCGACAATCAAGGTTTGCAAAACGGGGTGAATTGTTTAAAAAGCTCGGCCACGGCTACCGTGCGTAAAAGTGCTTTGCCGCAAAATCCCAAACTGATTGCTGCCATATTATATATCGGAGGCTCACTAATTGATGAAATCGATACACAAGGTCAACCAATACCAGATTATGATAATGATGATGCTAATATTTTTCAACAGGGCGTAACTTTTCCAACAGACGGCATAATCTTTCACTCAGATTATATTGCCAGCACATTTCCTGATTTTGTCGCCATTGATGCCTTAGCTGCTACTCCACGTTCGGTGCGCTTTTTACCACCTGGTGCGGCTAACGCGGTAACTGTAACTAACGACGGCATTCGTGGACCATATAGCAGCGTTTTGTTTAAATATGGGGGCCCCGAACAAGGCAATCTGGCTTTCTTTTTAACTCCTATCGATGTCACTAAAGTAATTCTCGATAATGGAGGCGTTCTTGAAGGTGATTATGAAGTTAGTGGTTTGTTAGCAGATGTTTGTCACGGCAAAGAAGTAATTTGTTCTGATGAGCCTAATGCAAAAACTTGTGCGACTAATCCCGGCTCTACTATAGATACCAATGGCGCTGCCTCGTTTGCTTTATTTTTGATGGTTGAAGATCTTAGCTTGCCACAACGTTCTATCACCGTTTTTGAAGGACTAAGCGATATTCTTAATTATCCTAATGGGTTGCTGCATGAAACCCTTAACCTTAACAGCCCAATATCGAGCCCTGCTTCAGGAACCCTCGCTTTTTATGGTTTAGAAGGCGACCTTTTAGTGCCATTAACACCTACAGCGTTCGGACCTGGATGCGCTGGTAGCACCACCATAATTGATGAATATATACAAGTTAATGGTCATGGCGATGCCACGCCAGAAGCAGGTGGGATTTGCCTTTATGACGATGACAACCCCTATAACAACATCTTTAATGCAACGATAAATCAAGAACCTAGTAATGGCGATGAACTGCGTTGCACACCTGATGAACCAAGCAACCCAGATATTCGTTGTTGCAAAGGCGATAGTCTTTGCGGCGTGGTAGGAGTTGATATTGATCGCTTCAATATATCTGACGCCCTTACTCCTGGCGTCACCAAAGTTGATACCTGGTTACACTCAAGTAGTGACGAATTTTATTTAGCCGCGATGATATTAGGTATTGATGTATTTGCGCCGACCCTAAAAACCGATACGCAAATTCGGGTACTTAATGCTGACGTTAATAATAATGTACGCATTGGCACTCAAGTTATTTACTCAATTGCCATTAGCAATACTGGTAATGTTGCGGCGACGAACGTTCGGGTAAGTATGGATGCTCCAAGTGGGGTAACTGATTTTACCGTGCAAATAATACCTGCTGGCGCGCAAAATTTGTCGTCAGCCACTGCTGGCAGCGCCCACACTGGCCGCATTGATGTTAATGGGTTTAGTGTTAATCCCGGCAAAGTGGCGGAAATCCGCTTTGCCGTAACTACCACCTGCCATGCTAATACCTATCTTAATGCTACCGCCCAAATTAGTGCTAATGAGATTACCGCATTTGATGTTGACGCTCCTTTGCTTGCTTTGCGTGGGCCCGGTGATGATGATAGCGATTGCCGCAACATCGATATTGATGGACCGTTTGCCTTACACGAAGACCCAACTAAAGTCCTTAGAGGTGGTGGTGGTTGTAATTCATTGACTGCTAATAACTTCTCAACCCCAGCATTAACCAGCATTTTAGTTTTATTATTCATGTTCGCTATTATACGTCGCTTTAATCAACGAACGTTGCTTTCTATTATGTCATCCCGACGAATGTTAGTGAGGAGGGATCTTACCCACCTTCAAACCAAGATTTCTCCCTACGGTCGAAATGACAAAAGTAAAATTCGAAATAATAAAAAAAATTGCGCGTCTTTAATTACCATTACTGCCTTACTTATTTTTATATTATCATTTATTACTGCTTGCGGTAGTCGTCATAAAACACCATCTAATGACACGACTATTGATGTTATCACACCTGAGGATCCGCTGCCTGGCACGGCATGTAATTTGCCCTTAATGGTTGAAGTTATTCGTGTTGATGATTCACGTTTTTGTATTGATCGCTTCGAAGCTAGTATTGACGATGGCAACTTAGGTCAAACCCATCAGGGTTACAATGATGACACGATAATGACTAACGATGGTTCGACTCTTGCTAAAGCAACTATCGGTATTGGCATAGCACCGCGAGCTAATGTTAGTTGGTATCAAGCGATGGCCGCCTGTGCTAATGCTGGTAAACATCTTTGCAGCACCACTGACTGGGAACGCGCCTGTCGTGCTGCTGCTGGCAATGTCTATCCATATGGCAATGTTTATACTGAAACCTTATGCAATGGCTTTTTTGCTTATGCTGCAGACAAACCTGCAGTAACCGGATCATTTGTTAGCTGCGTTAGTAGTATAGGTGCTTATGATATGTCTGGCAATCTTGAAGAATGGACTGCCAGCGCTGTTGAACGTCAACCTGGTTTAACTATTTTAAATGACCGTGCGGTGCGTGGAGGTGGATATGCTGCTAACGCCAAAGCCTTGGCGTGCTCAGGCTCTGAATACCACGCACCCCCAGGCGAGGCTTTTGCAGACCGTGGTTTTCGTTGCTGTGTTGATTTGCCGTAA
- a CDS encoding nucleotidyltransferase substrate binding protein has translation MLDYSSLVKAISQLEKALNFAKSTDPKNNAELFEQFRNSVIQTFEYSYELCFKLIRRKLMENAPTIDEIASLSFQDVIREGARVGIIDDPEAWFDYRTVRNKTSHAYQEPFAIEAFNMAQKFLPDAKKILAHLKTN, from the coding sequence ATGCTTGATTACTCCTCTTTGGTTAAGGCCATAAGTCAGCTTGAAAAAGCTCTTAACTTCGCAAAATCTACCGATCCTAAAAATAATGCCGAATTATTTGAGCAATTTCGCAACTCTGTCATTCAAACTTTTGAATATTCATACGAGTTATGTTTTAAACTCATACGTCGCAAATTAATGGAAAATGCTCCTACAATTGATGAAATAGCTAGTTTGTCTTTTCAAGATGTAATACGCGAAGGCGCGCGCGTTGGTATAATCGATGATCCAGAAGCCTGGTTTGACTACCGTACTGTACGCAATAAAACTAGCCATGCCTATCAAGAACCATTTGCTATTGAAGCCTTTAATATGGCACAAAAATTTCTTCCAGATGCCAAAAAAATACTAGCTCATCTAAAAACAAACTAA
- a CDS encoding nucleotidyltransferase domain-containing protein: MTICLNPRHYQKVLQIINKYRSLGDFYVFGSRATGQASKFSDLDILILGKESINIKNLSALERDFSESSLPFRVDIVDAHRVSASFLKTIIKNKKKI; encoded by the coding sequence ATGACGATATGTTTAAATCCACGCCATTACCAAAAAGTTTTACAAATTATTAATAAGTATCGTTCACTAGGCGATTTTTATGTATTCGGCTCACGTGCTACTGGTCAGGCAAGTAAATTCTCCGATTTAGATATTCTTATTCTTGGTAAGGAATCAATAAATATAAAAAATCTTAGTGCACTCGAAAGAGATTTTTCTGAATCTTCACTACCTTTTCGTGTAGATATTGTAGACGCACACCGAGTCTCTGCATCGTTTTTAAAAACAATAATCAAAAATAAAAAAAAGATATAA
- a CDS encoding phosphoglycerate dehydrogenase — protein sequence MTFRVLVSDKLAKEGLEIFNNAPGIKVDDKAGIAKEDLLKIIGEYDALVIRSATKANAEIIAAGKSLKVIGRAGIGVDNVDLGAATRAGIVVMNTPDGNATTAAEHTIALMMSMARKIPQATASMKAGMWEKKKFMGNELCNKTFGVIGLGNIGRIVADRAVGLKMRVIAHDPFFDADAAAKLNVELVSLDDLVERADIITVHTPLTNATRGLISVKQIEHMKPGVLLVNCARGGIMDEAALLEGLNSGKIASLALDVFSKEPVAANDPLVMHEKVICTPHLGASTMEAQVQVAIDIANQIIAFARGEPAKNAVNLPTASPSELQQLGPYVDLARRLGSFCAQLINGQLKKVEVQYWGEVTEHPLTAISQGALAGVLTGAIEGVVNAVNARVLAQERGIELVENTTAKPVSAHDTGICITVSGAQTHTAAGILIGGQLPRIVSLDGVAIDAALDGHILVIRNVDKPGMIGQIGTVLGQGGINITNMQMGRDREASEHLALINVEEPAAIDALAKIGGVRFAQQVTL from the coding sequence ATGACCTTTCGAGTATTAGTCTCCGATAAACTTGCCAAAGAGGGTCTTGAGATTTTTAATAACGCCCCTGGCATTAAGGTTGATGATAAAGCTGGTATTGCTAAAGAGGATTTGCTTAAAATTATTGGAGAATATGACGCGCTAGTTATTCGCAGTGCTACTAAAGCCAATGCTGAGATAATTGCAGCGGGCAAAAGTCTTAAAGTCATTGGTCGCGCTGGTATTGGGGTCGACAACGTAGATCTTGGTGCTGCTACTCGTGCTGGCATTGTGGTTATGAATACTCCTGATGGTAACGCCACCACTGCTGCTGAACATACTATTGCTTTAATGATGTCTATGGCACGAAAGATCCCGCAAGCTACAGCCTCGATGAAGGCGGGTATGTGGGAAAAGAAAAAGTTCATGGGCAACGAGCTGTGCAATAAGACTTTTGGCGTCATAGGTTTGGGTAACATTGGTCGTATTGTTGCAGATCGCGCCGTTGGTTTAAAAATGCGAGTTATTGCTCATGACCCATTTTTCGATGCTGACGCTGCTGCCAAACTTAACGTTGAATTAGTCTCATTAGATGATTTAGTTGAGCGTGCTGATATCATTACGGTGCATACACCGCTGACCAACGCTACTCGTGGTTTAATTAGCGTCAAGCAAATTGAACATATGAAACCAGGGGTACTGCTGGTTAATTGTGCACGCGGTGGCATTATGGATGAGGCCGCGTTACTTGAGGGATTAAATTCTGGCAAGATTGCCTCTCTGGCCCTTGATGTTTTTAGCAAAGAGCCAGTTGCTGCTAATGACCCGTTGGTAATGCACGAGAAAGTGATTTGCACACCACATCTTGGTGCTTCAACAATGGAAGCACAGGTGCAGGTTGCTATTGATATTGCAAATCAAATCATTGCATTTGCTCGCGGTGAGCCAGCGAAAAATGCAGTTAATTTACCAACTGCCTCACCAAGTGAATTACAACAACTTGGTCCGTATGTTGATTTAGCGCGACGACTTGGTTCTTTCTGTGCACAATTAATAAATGGTCAATTAAAGAAGGTCGAGGTGCAATATTGGGGCGAAGTAACCGAGCACCCATTGACTGCTATTAGCCAAGGGGCTTTAGCGGGCGTATTAACCGGTGCTATAGAAGGCGTGGTTAATGCAGTAAATGCCCGTGTATTAGCACAAGAACGTGGCATTGAATTAGTTGAAAACACTACTGCCAAACCAGTTTCAGCTCATGACACTGGCATTTGCATTACTGTTAGTGGCGCTCAAACCCATACTGCCGCTGGTATTTTAATTGGTGGGCAATTGCCACGTATTGTTTCGCTAGATGGTGTGGCTATTGATGCGGCTTTAGATGGCCACATTTTAGTAATTCGCAATGTTGATAAGCCGGGTATGATCGGTCAAATCGGCACAGTACTTGGTCAAGGCGGTATTAATATCACCAATATGCAAATGGGTCGTGACCGCGAAGCCAGTGAGCACTTAGCGCTCATCAATGTTGAAGAACCTGCCGCCATAGACGCTTTAGCTAAAATTGGTGGGGTGCGTTTTGCACAGCAAGTGACTTTGTAG